In Erigeron canadensis isolate Cc75 chromosome 1, C_canadensis_v1, whole genome shotgun sequence, a single window of DNA contains:
- the LOC122595055 gene encoding uncharacterized protein LOC122595055: MGMGSVMGMGLGMSPSMDMGMGGSSQHETFGGSSSQQNTPANYQKKGVYWSRITEALVTLEEKPKDYRDPEVVSAKWRKIRPIIQNFNQIYTRIGHASGENDLDRVRKANEEYEGTYHKPFPYSSIWGKIRYSSKFYLVDKSAVRTNLGEPTAKRSKTSSSTDPVASQGSDAKVNFDLNSFEELGDNDDEPVYQERPIGRDASEKASRGEAGSSSGDKGKGKGKYMETFERIAKKLDKLFDMSSKKIELKEKKVKIMEENRDWKLLGTDYSHLEKPERSIMERKKQALREKYLS, encoded by the exons ATGGGTATGGGTTCGGTTATGGGTATGGGTCTGGGTATGAGTCCGAGTATGGATATGGGTATGGGTGGTTCGAGCCAACATGAAACTTTTGGTGGGTCCTCTAGCCAACAAAACACTCCCG caaattatcaaaaaaaggGGGTATATTGGTCACGAATAACCGAGGCTTTGGTGACATTAGAAGAAAAGCCGAAAGATTACCGTGACCCCGAAGTTGTGAGTGcgaaatggaggaagatacGTCCAATTATTCAAAACTTCAACCAAATCTATACTCGAATCGGTCATGCAAGTGGGGAAAACGATTTAGATCGTGTTAGAAAGGCCAACGAAGAGTATGAAGGAACTTATCACAAGCCATTTCCGTATTCATCAATTTGGGGCAAAATTag gtacaGTTCAAAGTTTTATCTCGTGGACAAAAGCGCTGTGAGGACCAATCTCGGTGAACCCACGGCCAAAAGGTCGAAGACTTCATCATCCACCGACCCAGTGGCTAGTCAAGGGTCGGATGCTAAggtcaactttgaccttaactCGTTTGAAGAGTTgggtgataatgatgatgagccGGTGTATCAAGAACGGCCCATTGGTAGGGACGCATCAGAGAAAGCGTCGAGAGGGGAAGCCGGGTCGAGCTCGGGAGACAAGGGGAAAGGAAAGGGTAAGTATATGGAGACGTTTGAAAGAATTGCGAAAAAGTTGGATAAGTTGTTTGATATGAGCTCGAAGAAAATTGAATTGAAGGAAAAGAAAGTTAAGATCATGGAAGAAAACCGCGATTGGAAGTTGTTGGGTACCGACTATTCCCACCTTGAAAAGCCCGAGCGAAGCATCATGGAACGCAAAAAACAAGCGCTTCGTGAAAAATATTTGTCTTGA
- the LOC122585574 gene encoding heavy metal-associated isoprenylated plant protein 3-like produces MGEKEATQKEATGKKVIIDDANDKQKKVVDEGPISVVLKLDLHCDGCAKKVKKSVRYMQGVESVKADSKSNKLTIIGKVNPIHIKERVEYKTKKKVEIISPKPKKEDTDQGDKKAVDKPATEPKSNDQKPKEPQSTSVVLKIPLHCDGCIQKIKRIILKIDGVESVKPDGNKNLVTVKGTMNTKELVPYLKNKLKRDVDIVVLPAKKEENKDNNVEKKDKTKVEAGENKKDEKKKEGDNEGETKKKNDVAKEAANSVEKKKNDEEKDASGDQSEKDKSSGGGEATSTSIGSSGDDGDGSKNNNVNIVMNNNKLEYYRHDPYTTYTMPQVMYNNQSYHNQDYYGVPVFPSRHYGGGYGNDEGYVGMGYYNGPPPPPSPMSIHNPRPAASENDVFSADNPNACSIM; encoded by the exons ATGGGCGAG AAAGAAGCCACACAAAAAGAAGCAACCGGCAAAAAGGTTATTATTGATGATGCCAATGACAAGCAGAAGAAGGTTGTTGATGAAGGACCCATAAGTGTTGTTCTTAAACTCGACTTGCATTGTGATGGTTGTGCCAAAAAGGTCAAAAAATCCGTGCGTTATATGCAAG GTGTGGAATCCGTGAAAGCCGATTCTAAAAGCAACAAGCTAACGATAATTGGGAAAGTGAATCCAATACATATTAAAGAGCGAGTTGAGTACAAGACCAAGAAGAAAGTGGAAATTATCTCACCCAAACCAAAAAAAGAAGACACCGATCAAGGTGACAAGAAAGCTGTCGATAAGCCAGCTACCGAACCAAAATCGAATGACCAAAAGCCAAAAGAG CCTCAATCAACAAGTGTGGTGTTGAAGATTCCTTTACATTGCGATGGTTGCATACAAAAAATCAAACGTATCATCTTAAAGATTGATG GGGTGGAATCTGTAAAACCAGATGGTAACAAGAATTTGGTCACGGTCAAAGGAACAATGAATACGAAAGAGCTTGTACcctatttaaaaaataaattgaaaagagATGTTGATATTGTAGTCCTTCCagcaaaaaaagaagaaaacaaggATAATAATGTCGAGAAGAAAGACAAAACAAAGGTAGAAGCAggggaaaacaaaaaagatgaaaaaaagaaagaaggcgATAACGAGGGTGAGACTAAGAAGAAAAACGATGTGGCAAAAGAGGCAGCCAATAGCGTCGAGAAGAAGAAAAACGACGAGGAGAAAGATGCAAGTGGTGATCAGAGTGAAAAGGATAAATCGTCGGGTGGTGGTGAGGCAACATCAACATCGATAGGAAGTAGTGGCGATGATGGAGATGGAAGCAAAAATAATAATGTCAATATtgttatgaataataataagttggAATATTATAGACATGACCCGTATACGACATACACAATGCCGCAAGTAATGTATAATAATCAAAGTTATCATAATCAAGATTATTATGGTGTTCCGGTTTTTCCAAGTCGTCATTATGGCGGCGGCTACGGAAATGACGAAGGCTATGTTGGCATGGGATATTATAATGgacctcctcctcctccatcACCTATGTCTATTCATAATCCCCGGCCTGCTGCTTCAGAAAATGATGTGTTCAGCGCGGATAATCCTAATGCGTGCTCAATCATGTga